From the Nitrospira sp. genome, one window contains:
- a CDS encoding symmetrical bis(5'-nucleosyl)-tetraphosphatase: MATYAIGDIQGCARSLERLLELIRFDPSVDRLWCVGDLVNRGPGSLRALRYLKQLGPSVQVVLGNHDLFLLAVSEGIVALRPKDTIQDILAADDRAELIDWLKRQPLHHHEGAYVMVHAGLLPQWSVDDAGSLAREVERTLGGPESRSFLEALFHGPTPQWKASLTGYERLAAITRALTRLRTCTPEGALSGFSGPPSDAPHGHLPWFRIPNRRSSDHTILFGHWAALGLHIETNLLGLDSGCVWGRQLTAIRLEDRQVFQVEYADDRGRS; this comes from the coding sequence ATGGCCACCTACGCAATCGGCGACATCCAAGGCTGCGCGCGCTCCCTGGAGCGCTTGCTCGAACTCATCCGGTTTGATCCTTCCGTAGACCGCCTCTGGTGCGTCGGCGATCTGGTCAATCGCGGCCCGGGTTCTCTTCGCGCCCTGCGCTACCTCAAACAGCTTGGCCCCTCCGTCCAGGTCGTCCTGGGCAATCACGATTTGTTCCTGCTGGCCGTATCGGAAGGGATCGTCGCCTTGCGGCCGAAAGACACAATCCAAGACATCCTGGCCGCCGACGATCGCGCCGAGCTCATCGATTGGCTCAAGCGACAACCGTTGCACCATCACGAAGGCGCCTATGTCATGGTTCATGCCGGCCTCCTGCCGCAATGGTCGGTCGACGATGCCGGGAGCCTGGCCCGGGAAGTCGAACGCACCCTGGGCGGACCGGAATCGCGATCATTCCTTGAGGCGCTCTTTCACGGACCTACTCCACAGTGGAAGGCGTCATTGACCGGCTATGAACGCTTGGCAGCCATCACACGGGCCCTCACCCGGCTGCGCACCTGCACCCCGGAAGGCGCCTTGTCCGGATTCTCCGGCCCTCCAAGCGATGCCCCTCACGGACACCTTCCCTGGTTCCGCATTCCGAACCGGCGGAGCAGCGATCACACCATTCTCTTCGGCCACTGGGCCGCGCTCGGCTTGCACATTGAGACAAATCTTTTGGGGTTGGACAGCGGCTGTGTGTGGGGCCGGCAATTGACGGCGATTCGACTGGAAGACCGGCAGGTGTTCCAGGTGGAGTATGCAGATGATCGCGGCCGGAGTTGA
- a CDS encoding DUF309 domain-containing protein — MQMIAAGVEPSPANPDWPRYSSSPFPAYRFVPGTNPHPRRSPQGHSFGCPEPRPTPCRPDDWSQSKDYRFGIDLYNFAYWWECHEIFEGFWHAVGRTTEQGRFFQALIHLAAANLKHFTKHEAAASRLREKSLRLIAGLPDRYMGIDLAEFRTRLKDAEIPGSSDALLVTLESVRDRPTRA, encoded by the coding sequence ATGCAGATGATCGCGGCCGGAGTTGAGCCCTCCCCCGCCAACCCGGATTGGCCGCGCTACTCATCCAGCCCCTTCCCCGCCTATCGATTCGTTCCAGGGACCAATCCCCATCCGCGACGGAGTCCGCAGGGCCATTCGTTTGGCTGTCCCGAGCCGAGGCCAACGCCCTGCAGACCAGACGACTGGTCCCAGTCCAAGGACTATCGCTTTGGAATCGATTTATACAATTTCGCGTACTGGTGGGAATGCCATGAGATCTTTGAAGGGTTCTGGCATGCGGTGGGACGAACGACCGAACAGGGACGGTTCTTCCAAGCGCTGATTCACCTGGCAGCGGCGAATCTGAAACATTTCACCAAGCATGAGGCTGCTGCGAGTCGCCTTCGGGAAAAGAGCCTTCGCCTCATTGCGGGATTACCTGATCGCTATATGGGAATCGACCTCGCAGAGTTCCGAACCAGACTTAAGGATGCAGAGATTCCCGGTTCATCTGATGCGTTGTTGGTCACGTTAGAGTCCGTCCGCGATCGTCCGACCCGGGCGTAG
- a CDS encoding sterol desaturase family protein, with protein MEWVEWLLSREFCQFVLDHGLFVPVLFLARLVGVTAIELIASARAISYRSVMAYDLIGCTLVGFILVPAAEFLSARAALRVPVPEAIMALPVAATFSLYYLVGDFGAYWMHRFMHLTAVWRIHKWHHSPITMYWLAGYRVSFPQQILFNLPWIFAYSVFGLAPWWIWLVVLSSHMLLNDWMHMNVSWRSNWMEWIFVTPRYHHIHHSDDPALQHANFGVTFSVWDRLFCTYVNPEEVKKPVSFGIGEEVPLIRLVAGV; from the coding sequence ATGGAATGGGTCGAGTGGTTGCTCAGCCGGGAATTTTGTCAATTCGTTCTTGATCACGGACTATTTGTACCCGTCCTTTTCTTGGCGAGGCTTGTCGGGGTGACGGCGATCGAACTGATCGCGTCGGCCCGGGCGATTTCGTACCGTTCAGTGATGGCGTACGACCTCATCGGCTGTACGCTCGTCGGGTTCATCCTCGTGCCCGCTGCCGAGTTTCTCAGTGCCCGGGCCGCGCTTCGAGTGCCTGTTCCTGAAGCCATCATGGCGCTACCGGTAGCAGCGACCTTTTCCCTCTACTATCTTGTCGGCGACTTCGGCGCGTATTGGATGCATCGGTTCATGCATCTGACGGCGGTTTGGCGCATCCATAAATGGCACCATTCGCCGATCACGATGTACTGGCTGGCGGGGTATCGAGTGTCATTCCCTCAGCAGATCTTGTTCAACCTTCCGTGGATCTTTGCGTATTCAGTGTTTGGACTGGCGCCCTGGTGGATCTGGTTGGTCGTGCTGTCCTCTCACATGTTGCTCAACGACTGGATGCACATGAATGTGTCCTGGCGATCGAATTGGATGGAATGGATCTTCGTCACGCCCCGCTATCATCACATACACCATAGCGATGACCCGGCCCTCCAGCATGCCAATTTCGGCGTGACGTTTTCAGTGTGGGATCGATTGTTCTGTACGTATGTGAATCCGGAGGAGGTCAAGAAGCCCGTCTCGTTTGGAATCGGAGAAGAGGTCCCGCTCATCCGGCTTGTGGCAGGTGTGTGA